From Campylobacter concisus, a single genomic window includes:
- the rlmN gene encoding 23S rRNA (adenine(2503)-C(2))-methyltransferase RlmN, with translation MINLLDLSIGELKELVSPPFRATQIYEWIYKKNATEFSQMLNLPKDMRQDLAEKFYIDPLKCVKFEQSSDGSIKYLFELKDGLKIESVLLPMKEEISDENGKISRHARYTVCVSSQVGCKMGCAFCLTAKGGLVRNLTAGEIVGQILWIKRENKIPYERRINVVYMGMGEPLDNLANVSKAIKILALNEGLAISPRRQTVSTSGLGSQIKKLGEMDLGVLLAISLHAVTNELRSRLMPINKAYNIEAVMDAVRGFPIDMRKRVMFEYLVIKDLNDSVSDAKKLVKLLHGIKAKVNLIYFNPHEGSEFGRPELTSMLKFQEYLRDHGVTCTIRQSKGLDISAACGQLKQRNENAKFKTIPSDKNLKRQSLENNSKASVS, from the coding sequence GTGATAAATTTGCTTGATCTTAGTATCGGTGAGCTAAAAGAGTTAGTTTCTCCACCATTTAGAGCAACACAAATCTACGAGTGGATATATAAAAAAAATGCAACCGAATTTAGCCAAATGCTAAATTTACCTAAAGATATGCGTCAAGATCTGGCTGAAAAATTTTATATCGATCCTTTAAAATGTGTAAAATTTGAGCAAAGTAGTGATGGTTCGATCAAGTATCTTTTTGAGCTAAAAGATGGGCTAAAGATAGAGAGTGTCTTACTCCCGATGAAAGAGGAGATTAGTGATGAGAATGGAAAGATTAGTCGCCATGCTCGTTATACAGTTTGTGTTAGCTCACAGGTTGGCTGTAAAATGGGATGTGCTTTTTGTCTAACAGCAAAGGGCGGGCTTGTTAGAAATTTGACTGCAGGCGAGATTGTGGGGCAAATTTTATGGATAAAAAGAGAGAATAAGATACCTTATGAAAGACGCATAAATGTCGTTTATATGGGTATGGGTGAGCCACTTGATAATCTTGCTAACGTTAGTAAAGCGATCAAAATTTTAGCACTTAACGAGGGTCTAGCCATATCTCCGCGTCGTCAAACCGTTTCAACTAGCGGACTTGGCAGCCAGATAAAAAAGCTTGGCGAGATGGATCTTGGTGTGTTATTGGCCATATCGCTTCATGCTGTTACTAATGAGCTTAGAAGCCGTCTGATGCCGATAAATAAGGCGTATAATATCGAGGCTGTTATGGATGCTGTTAGGGGATTCCCTATCGATATGCGCAAACGCGTGATGTTTGAATACCTTGTTATCAAAGATCTAAATGACAGCGTTAGTGATGCAAAAAAGCTGGTAAAACTACTGCATGGTATCAAGGCAAAGGTAAATTTGATCTATTTTAACCCGCATGAAGGCAGTGAATTTGGACGACCCGAGCTTACCAGCATGCTAAAATTTCAAGAATATCTAAGAGATCACGGCGTTACTTGTACGATCAGACAGAGTAAAGGACTTGATATAAGTGCAGCTTGTGGACAGTTAAAACAACGCAACGAAAATGCAAAATTTAAAACCATTCCCAGTGATAAAAATTTAAAAAGACAGTCGCTTGAAAATAATAGTAAAGCCAGTGTGAGTTAG
- the hisF gene encoding imidazole glycerol phosphate synthase subunit HisF, translating into MNHFAKRIIPCLDVKDGRVVKGVNFVGLVDAGDPVEIAKRYNDEGADELCFLDITASHLGRDTIVDVVKKVASKLFIPLTVGGGIRTLDDISRLLNAGCDKVSLNSSAIQDPNLIDEAAKKFGSQCVVVAIDAKKIENGYSVFINGGRIDTKKDTFAWAKEVESRGAGEILLTSMDNDGVKQGFNLELTKIFSTLSIPTIASGGAGKMEHFKEAFEAGADACLAASIFHFGEIEIKKLKEYLKANGVEVRL; encoded by the coding sequence TTGAATCATTTTGCAAAACGTATAATCCCATGCCTTGATGTAAAAGATGGCAGAGTTGTAAAAGGTGTAAATTTCGTAGGACTTGTTGATGCTGGAGATCCTGTCGAGATAGCTAAAAGATACAATGACGAGGGCGCTGATGAACTTTGCTTTTTAGATATCACTGCCTCTCATCTTGGGCGTGATACGATAGTTGATGTAGTAAAAAAGGTTGCAAGTAAGCTTTTTATCCCACTAACAGTTGGCGGCGGTATACGCACGTTAGATGATATATCACGGCTTTTAAATGCTGGCTGCGATAAAGTAAGCTTAAATTCATCAGCTATACAAGATCCAAATTTGATTGATGAAGCAGCTAAGAAATTTGGCTCGCAATGTGTTGTAGTAGCGATTGATGCTAAAAAGATCGAAAATGGCTATAGTGTTTTTATAAATGGTGGCAGGATCGATACCAAAAAAGATACCTTTGCTTGGGCAAAAGAGGTTGAGTCACGCGGAGCGGGGGAGATATTGCTAACGTCCATGGATAACGATGGCGTCAAACAAGGCTTTAATCTTGAGTTAACAAAGATATTTAGTACGCTTTCTATACCAACTATCGCAAGTGGTGGTGCAGGTAAGATGGAGCACTTTAAAGAGGCTTTTGAGGCCGGGGCTGACGCGTGTTTGGCTGCTTCGATATTTCACTTTGGTGAAATTGAGATAAAAAAACTAAAAGAGTATCTCAAGGCAAATGGCGTTGAGGTTAGGCTCTGA
- a CDS encoding purine-nucleoside phosphorylase, whose product MLVISAGKNEIFDFALPMGVGLVDMAINLTKFLQKRACIGADGKSINLKNIDPHYLAKIEAKFANSSNPELQNLSQNLSKNPEQNLYQMPEKIVFVGSAGLYKNGEILQIYESSVGANVEISSVENRSYSPIEYEISSIVSRETIKTNSSNFITTDKNLAHKMFEKGYFLENMEFFSVLKVAQIFKIPAYGIFVATNFCDKNAHADFIKNHAEAKKILTKYIKENM is encoded by the coding sequence ATGTTAGTTATCTCTGCTGGAAAAAATGAAATTTTTGACTTTGCTTTGCCAATGGGTGTGGGACTAGTTGATATGGCGATAAATTTGACAAAATTTTTACAGAAACGAGCATGTATTGGAGCGGATGGAAAGAGTATAAATTTAAAAAATATCGATCCGCACTATCTTGCAAAGATCGAAGCTAAATTTGCAAACTCATCAAATCCAGAGCTACAAAATCTAAGCCAAAATTTATCAAAAAATCCTGAACAAAATTTGTATCAGATGCCAGAAAAAATAGTTTTCGTTGGCTCGGCAGGTCTTTATAAAAATGGTGAAATTTTGCAAATTTATGAAAGCTCAGTTGGGGCAAATGTCGAAATTTCCAGCGTAGAAAATAGATCTTATTCACCGATTGAGTATGAAATTTCTTCTATCGTTTCACGTGAAACTATCAAAACAAATTCATCAAATTTCATAACTACAGACAAAAATTTGGCTCATAAGATGTTTGAAAAGGGTTATTTTTTAGAAAATATGGAGTTTTTTTCTGTTCTAAAAGTAGCTCAAATTTTTAAAATTCCAGCTTATGGAATTTTCGTAGCGACAAATTTTTGTGATAAAAATGCACATGCTGATTTTATAAAAAATCACGCAGAGGCCAAGAAAATTCTAACAAAATATATAAAGGAAAATATGTGA